The following are encoded in a window of Ferribacterium limneticum genomic DNA:
- a CDS encoding YceI family protein, which yields MKKQLATLALAIAAATPALAAPETFTLDGTHSFPRFSYSHFGYSVQLSRFDKTTGTIVLDKAAKTAKIDLVIDTKSVSTGYDTFNDHIQGEDFLNTAKYPTATFKSTKVVFDGDKPASIEGNLTLKGVTKLVTLKVTGYQAMPHPMVKKDAIGGNATVTVKRSDFNMGKHAPYVGDDVTIDIAVEAIKQ from the coding sequence ATGAAAAAACAACTCGCCACCCTCGCCCTTGCCATCGCCGCTGCCACCCCGGCCCTGGCCGCCCCGGAAACCTTCACGCTCGACGGCACGCACAGCTTTCCGCGCTTCTCGTACAGCCACTTTGGCTACTCGGTCCAGCTGAGCCGCTTCGACAAGACCACCGGCACCATCGTCCTCGACAAGGCCGCCAAGACCGCGAAGATCGATCTCGTTATCGACACCAAGTCGGTCAGCACCGGTTACGACACCTTCAACGACCACATCCAGGGTGAAGACTTCCTCAACACCGCCAAATACCCGACGGCTACTTTCAAGTCGACCAAGGTTGTGTTTGACGGGGACAAGCCGGCCTCCATCGAAGGCAACCTGACGCTCAAGGGCGTCACCAAGCTGGTCACGCTGAAGGTCACCGGTTACCAGGCCATGCCGCACCCGATGGTGAAGAAGGATGCCATCGGCGGCAACGCCACGGTCACCGTCAAGCGCTCCGACTTCAACATGGGCAAGCACGCCCCTTATGTTGGCGACGACGTGACCATCGACATCGCTGTCGAAGCAATCAAGCAGTAA
- a CDS encoding YceI family protein: MKRLAFALAFATLIPAAHAVEYTQLQADKSTVNFVYKQMGVAVDGKFRKFSSQLNFDPAKPTAAKASFAVELASVDTGAPEGDEEVAGKPWFNTKAFPTAKFVSGIVKPLGGNKYEVAGQLTIKGKTQDVIVPATFTAQGNSGVFDGAFTIRRADFSIGEGAWAKFDIVANDVQIKFRITASTK; encoded by the coding sequence ATGAAACGCCTCGCCTTCGCACTAGCCTTCGCAACCCTGATTCCGGCCGCCCACGCCGTCGAATACACCCAGCTTCAAGCCGACAAAAGCACCGTCAATTTCGTCTACAAACAGATGGGCGTGGCGGTCGACGGGAAATTCCGGAAGTTTTCCAGCCAATTGAATTTCGACCCGGCCAAGCCGACTGCCGCCAAGGCGAGCTTCGCTGTCGAATTGGCCAGCGTCGACACCGGCGCCCCCGAAGGCGACGAGGAGGTCGCCGGCAAGCCGTGGTTCAACACCAAGGCATTCCCGACCGCCAAGTTTGTTTCCGGCATCGTCAAGCCTCTCGGCGGCAACAAATACGAAGTCGCCGGCCAGCTGACCATCAAGGGAAAGACGCAGGATGTCATAGTCCCGGCCACCTTCACGGCGCAAGGCAACAGCGGCGTGTTCGATGGCGCCTTCACCATCCGCCGCGCCGACTTTTCCATCGGCGAAGGCGCCTGGGCCAAGTTCGACATCGTCGCCAACGATGTCCAGATCAAGTTCCGCATCACCGCTTCAACGAAATAA
- a CDS encoding cytochrome b yields MAILIFGLLILGFYMHDLPLSPDKLKLYSWHKWAGVTAFLLVGFRLLWRITHRPPALPESMPKIMQFAAHAGHLALYGLMLAIPLSGWLMSSAKGFQTVWFGVLPIPDLLEKNKEVGDLLALVHQSLNLLFVVVLLGHIGAALKHHFIDKDDILTRILPRHSKENRT; encoded by the coding sequence ATGGCCATCCTGATTTTCGGCCTGCTGATCCTCGGTTTTTACATGCACGACCTGCCGCTGTCGCCGGACAAGCTGAAGCTCTATTCATGGCACAAGTGGGCCGGCGTCACGGCCTTCCTGCTCGTCGGCTTTCGCCTGCTCTGGCGCATCACGCATCGCCCGCCAGCCCTGCCCGAGAGCATGCCGAAAATCATGCAGTTCGCCGCCCACGCCGGCCATCTGGCGCTCTACGGGCTGATGCTGGCCATTCCGCTGTCCGGCTGGCTGATGAGTTCGGCCAAGGGTTTTCAGACCGTCTGGTTCGGCGTCCTGCCCATCCCCGACCTACTTGAGAAAAACAAGGAAGTCGGCGACCTGCTGGCCCTCGTCCATCAAAGCCTGAACCTGCTGTTCGTGGTCGTGCTGCTCGGCCACATCGGCGCCGCCCTGAAACATCACTTCATCGACAAGGACGACATCCTGACCCGCATCCTGCCCCGCCACTCCAAGGAGAACAGAACATGA
- a CDS encoding DODA-type extradiol aromatic ring-opening family dioxygenase, whose product MTQIQPTLFVPHGAPTFALRPGAAGAALSAMATSLALPRAIIIVSAHWDTAVPTVGFAERPETIHDFWGFPDELYEIRYPATGCREASEEVVAALKTAGLPVATDASRGLDHGAWVPLRLMFPDAEVPVIPLSIQSHGGPAQAYKLGQALAPLTAKGFLVIASGNLTHNLRDYQLAARSGGQTPGYVRQFTNWLADNLYAHDIDTLLDYRRQAPGGAQAHPSDEHLLPLYVALGAGGENAETTRFHAGIDDYVIAMDAYSFLPKKGG is encoded by the coding sequence ATGACACAGATTCAACCCACCCTATTTGTTCCGCACGGCGCGCCGACTTTCGCCCTGCGCCCGGGTGCGGCTGGCGCGGCGTTGTCGGCCATGGCGACCTCGCTGGCCCTGCCGCGCGCCATCATCATCGTCAGCGCCCATTGGGATACGGCTGTGCCGACCGTCGGTTTCGCCGAGCGGCCGGAAACCATCCACGACTTCTGGGGTTTCCCGGATGAACTCTATGAAATCCGCTACCCGGCCACCGGCTGTCGCGAGGCCTCCGAAGAAGTCGTCGCGGCGCTGAAGACCGCAGGGCTGCCGGTCGCCACCGACGCCAGCCGCGGCCTCGACCACGGCGCCTGGGTACCGCTGCGCCTGATGTTCCCCGACGCCGAAGTGCCGGTCATTCCGCTCTCCATCCAGAGCCATGGCGGCCCGGCCCAGGCCTACAAGCTGGGCCAGGCCCTGGCGCCGCTCACGGCCAAGGGCTTTCTCGTCATCGCCTCGGGCAACCTGACCCACAATCTGCGCGATTACCAGTTGGCAGCCCGCAGCGGTGGGCAGACACCGGGCTATGTGCGCCAGTTCACCAACTGGCTGGCCGACAACCTGTATGCTCACGACATCGACACCTTGCTCGACTACCGCCGGCAAGCCCCGGGTGGTGCGCAAGCCCACCCGAGCGATGAACATTTATTGCCCTTGTATGTCGCACTCGGTGCCGGCGGCGAAAACGCCGAGACCACCCGCTTCCATGCCGGCATCGACGATTACGTCATCGCCATGGATGCATATTCATTTTTGCCCAAAAAAGGAGGTTGA
- a CDS encoding LysR family transcriptional regulator, which produces MDRLDAMHLFVRVAELGSFSAVAQQLGVARSVVTRQIAALEAHLGVKLMARSTRRLALTSGGTAYLEKCRVILNLVEAAETGVAEERLTPRGNIRISLPLSYGMKRLAPILLDFSQRYPEVSLDMDYSDRRVNLIEEGIDLSIRITRRLESGDVARKIGSSRLLVVAAPEYLARHGQPEKPADLANHVCLGYTNAGSSQVWQFMVDGQLESFHIRSRLNANNGDVLTEATAQGLGISCQPDFIADTFLASSRVVEILADYPIPELGIYAILPSNRHVPHRVRVLMDTLAERLAGQ; this is translated from the coding sequence ATGGATCGCCTCGATGCCATGCATCTCTTCGTTCGCGTCGCCGAACTCGGCAGCTTTTCGGCCGTCGCGCAGCAGCTGGGCGTCGCTCGCTCGGTGGTGACGCGGCAGATCGCCGCGCTCGAGGCGCATCTCGGCGTCAAGCTCATGGCGCGCAGCACACGCCGGCTGGCGCTGACCTCGGGCGGCACGGCTTACCTGGAAAAATGCCGGGTCATCCTCAACCTCGTCGAAGCGGCCGAAACCGGCGTTGCCGAGGAGCGCCTGACGCCGCGCGGCAATATCCGCATCAGCCTGCCGCTCAGCTACGGCATGAAGCGACTGGCGCCCATCCTGCTCGATTTCTCGCAGCGCTACCCGGAAGTCTCGCTCGACATGGATTACAGCGACCGCCGGGTAAACCTGATCGAGGAGGGCATCGACCTGTCGATCCGCATCACCCGGCGGCTGGAGTCGGGTGACGTGGCGCGCAAGATCGGTTCCAGTCGCCTGCTTGTCGTTGCCGCGCCGGAATACCTCGCTCGCCACGGTCAACCGGAAAAACCGGCCGATTTGGCAAACCACGTCTGCCTCGGCTACACCAACGCGGGCAGCAGCCAGGTCTGGCAATTCATGGTCGATGGGCAACTGGAGAGCTTCCATATCCGCAGCCGCCTCAATGCCAACAATGGCGACGTGCTGACCGAAGCAACGGCGCAGGGGCTGGGCATCAGCTGCCAGCCGGATTTCATTGCCGACACTTTTTTGGCCAGCAGCCGGGTCGTGGAAATTCTGGCTGATTATCCGATTCCCGAGCTGGGCATCTATGCCATCCTGCCCAGCAATCGCCACGTCCCGCATCGTGTTCGGGTGCTCATGGATACGCTGGCCGAACGGCTGGCTGGGCAGTAA
- a CDS encoding GlsB/YeaQ/YmgE family stress response membrane protein has product MGIVWTILIGLVVGVIAKFLHPGKDSMGFLATVLLGISGSFLAGMLGQAMGWYQAGEGAGFVASVVVAIVLLAIYGRLRDKSPQ; this is encoded by the coding sequence ATGGGAATCGTGTGGACCATACTGATTGGCCTTGTGGTTGGCGTCATCGCCAAATTCCTGCATCCCGGCAAGGACAGCATGGGCTTTCTCGCTACCGTGCTGCTCGGCATCAGCGGCTCGTTCCTGGCCGGCATGCTCGGTCAGGCCATGGGGTGGTATCAGGCTGGTGAAGGCGCCGGATTTGTTGCATCCGTGGTGGTCGCCATTGTCCTGCTGGCGATCTACGGCCGGCTGCGCGACAAGAGCCCGCAATGA
- a CDS encoding SIMPL domain-containing protein (The SIMPL domain is named for its presence in mouse protein SIMPL (signalling molecule that associates with mouse pelle-like kinase). Bacterial member BP26, from Brucella, was shown to assemble into a channel-like structure, while YggE from E. coli has been associated with resistance to oxidative stress.): MMKLLTTLFIGSLVAATAQAGALVDLSANASRPAANDMVRASVYSEVSGKSPAELAQRVNADIAEALKLIRAKAGISVKSGQQSTYPVYGQGQKIDGWRMRSELVLESKDQGSVSDLLGKLQQMRLAVGDVSMLPSPETRRKVEDEATREAILAFQSRAAVIAEQLGKSWKIKQLNVQQGGGMPMPMMRAARGVMMAAEAAPAPLEAGESLVTTNISGQIELAD, encoded by the coding sequence ATGATGAAGCTTCTGACAACACTGTTTATCGGCTCCCTGGTGGCGGCAACGGCCCAGGCTGGCGCGCTCGTCGATCTCTCGGCCAACGCTAGCCGTCCGGCGGCAAACGACATGGTGCGCGCCAGCGTCTACAGCGAGGTGAGCGGCAAGAGTCCGGCCGAACTGGCGCAACGCGTCAATGCCGACATCGCCGAGGCACTGAAGCTGATTCGCGCCAAGGCTGGCATTTCGGTCAAGAGTGGCCAGCAGTCGACCTACCCGGTTTATGGCCAGGGCCAGAAAATCGACGGCTGGCGCATGCGCAGCGAGCTTGTTCTTGAATCGAAGGATCAGGGCAGCGTTTCCGACCTGCTCGGCAAGCTGCAGCAGATGCGTCTGGCAGTCGGCGACGTCAGTATGCTGCCGTCGCCCGAAACCCGGCGCAAGGTGGAGGACGAAGCTACTCGCGAGGCCATTCTAGCCTTTCAGAGCCGTGCCGCAGTAATCGCCGAACAACTCGGCAAGAGCTGGAAGATCAAGCAGCTCAACGTCCAACAGGGCGGCGGCATGCCCATGCCTATGATGCGCGCTGCCCGCGGTGTGATGATGGCGGCAGAGGCCGCTCCGGCACCGCTGGAGGCCGGTGAAAGTCTGGTCACGACCAACATTAGCGGGCAGATTGAACTGGCCGACTGA
- a CDS encoding HD-GYP domain-containing protein yields the protein MPANSPVQFALPALAGLKLSELISALSHALDITEGQPEGHCVRCCWIGMHIGRRLGLGDDDLWNLYYTLLLKDLGCSSNAARICELYLTDDLSFKRDFKKVGDSLPRVLQFVLSHTGLRAPLAERFRSVMTIMRDGEQIATELIATRCQRGAEIARLLRFPESVSAGIYSLDEHFNGQGKPQGLAGEAIPLYSRIALLAQVIDVFHTSGGPQAAFDEVGQRVGGWFDPALVKAFEQLAGDDAFWKTLASPDVMTAVLALEPAGHVVALDDDYLDDIAAAFGQIVDSKSPYTSGHSTRVALYADLIAETLGLAADRRRWLKRGALLHDVGKLGVSNSVLDKPGKLDDEEWAAVKAHATYTETILSRIDAFTELAQVSAAHHERFDGKGYPRGVTAKDICLETRIITTADIFDAITAERPYRGAVPIPKTLEIMAENVGTAIDAKCFDALKQALARLPV from the coding sequence ATGCCAGCTAATTCTCCAGTTCAGTTTGCCTTGCCCGCTCTGGCCGGCTTGAAACTCTCCGAATTGATCTCGGCGCTCAGTCATGCGCTCGACATTACCGAAGGGCAGCCGGAAGGCCATTGCGTGCGTTGTTGCTGGATCGGCATGCACATCGGCCGCCGTCTCGGGCTCGGCGACGACGATCTGTGGAATCTCTATTACACCTTGCTGCTCAAGGATTTGGGCTGCAGCAGTAACGCGGCGCGCATCTGCGAACTGTATCTGACCGACGACCTGAGCTTCAAACGCGATTTCAAAAAAGTGGGCGACAGCCTGCCCCGGGTGCTCCAGTTCGTGCTCAGCCATACCGGGCTGAGGGCGCCGCTGGCCGAGCGTTTTCGCAGCGTCATGACGATCATGCGCGACGGCGAACAGATCGCCACCGAGTTGATCGCCACCCGCTGCCAGCGCGGCGCCGAAATCGCCCGCCTGCTGCGTTTTCCCGAGAGCGTGTCGGCCGGCATCTACAGCCTGGACGAGCATTTCAACGGCCAGGGCAAGCCGCAGGGCCTGGCTGGCGAGGCGATTCCGCTCTATTCGCGTATTGCGCTGCTGGCTCAGGTGATTGATGTTTTTCATACCTCCGGCGGCCCGCAGGCGGCTTTCGACGAGGTTGGGCAGCGCGTTGGCGGCTGGTTTGATCCCGCTCTGGTCAAGGCTTTCGAGCAACTGGCGGGCGACGACGCCTTCTGGAAAACGCTGGCTTCGCCCGACGTCATGACAGCGGTGCTGGCGCTCGAGCCGGCCGGGCATGTCGTGGCGCTCGACGACGATTATCTCGACGACATCGCGGCCGCCTTCGGCCAGATCGTCGACTCGAAGAGCCCCTATACCAGCGGGCACAGCACGCGGGTTGCGCTCTACGCCGACCTGATCGCCGAAACGCTGGGTCTGGCGGCGGACCGTCGGCGCTGGCTGAAGCGCGGTGCGCTACTCCACGATGTCGGGAAACTTGGCGTCAGCAACAGCGTGCTCGACAAGCCTGGCAAGCTGGATGACGAGGAGTGGGCGGCGGTCAAGGCGCATGCCACGTACACCGAGACGATCCTCTCGCGCATCGACGCCTTTACCGAACTGGCCCAAGTGTCGGCGGCGCACCACGAGCGGTTCGATGGCAAGGGTTACCCGCGCGGCGTGACGGCGAAAGATATCTGTCTCGAAACGCGGATCATCACGACGGCCGATATTTTCGATGCGATCACCGCCGAACGCCCGTACCGCGGTGCTGTGCCGATTCCCAAGACCCTGGAAATCATGGCAGAAAATGTTGGCACGGCCATCGACGCGAAATGTTTTGACGCGCTTAAACAGGCACTTGCCCGCCTGCCGGTCTGA
- the rimO gene encoding 30S ribosomal protein S12 methylthiotransferase RimO, with the protein MTIQQKVPTVGFVSLGCPKASSDAERILTKLRAEGYEISPSYDNSDLVIVNTCGFIDAAVEESLDAIGEALNENGKVIVTGCLGAKGDIVQSTHPSVLAVTGPHAADEVMGYVHAHLPKPHDPYSDLVPPQGVRLTPDHFAYLKISEGCNHSCTFCIIPSLRGPLVSRPVGDVLAEAENLARAGVKEILVISQDTSAYGVDLKYRTAFWGGKPVKSRLKELCEALASFGIWVRLHYVYPYPSVDDVIPLMAEGKILPYLDVPFQHASPTILKAMKRPASAENTLERIAKWRDICPEIVIRSTFITGFPGETDEDFDQLIQFLEDAKLDRVGAFAYSPVEGAKANELAGLPPEDVREDRRRWLMQVQEDISAAKLEAKIDTVIQVLVDAVDEEGTIARSKADAPEIDGVVYIDGYFDAQPGDFMQVKVIDADHHDLYAQPVGQG; encoded by the coding sequence ATGACTATTCAGCAAAAAGTGCCGACCGTCGGCTTCGTTTCCCTCGGCTGCCCGAAGGCGTCATCTGACGCCGAGCGCATCCTGACCAAGCTGCGCGCCGAAGGCTACGAGATTTCGCCGAGCTACGACAATTCCGATCTGGTGATCGTCAATACCTGTGGCTTCATCGACGCCGCCGTCGAGGAATCGCTCGACGCCATCGGCGAAGCCTTGAATGAGAACGGCAAGGTCATCGTCACCGGCTGCCTCGGTGCCAAGGGCGACATCGTCCAATCGACGCATCCGTCGGTGCTCGCCGTGACTGGCCCGCACGCTGCCGACGAGGTCATGGGCTACGTCCACGCCCACCTGCCCAAGCCGCACGACCCGTATTCCGACCTCGTGCCGCCGCAGGGCGTGCGCCTGACGCCGGATCACTTTGCCTACCTGAAGATTTCCGAAGGCTGCAACCACAGCTGCACCTTCTGCATCATCCCGTCGTTGCGCGGTCCGCTCGTCTCGCGGCCGGTCGGCGATGTGCTGGCCGAAGCCGAAAATCTGGCCCGCGCCGGCGTCAAGGAAATTCTGGTGATTTCGCAAGACACCAGCGCTTACGGCGTCGACCTCAAGTACCGCACGGCCTTCTGGGGCGGCAAGCCGGTCAAGTCGCGCCTCAAGGAATTGTGCGAGGCGCTGGCCAGCTTCGGCATCTGGGTCCGCCTGCATTACGTTTACCCGTACCCGTCGGTCGATGACGTCATCCCGCTCATGGCCGAAGGCAAGATCCTGCCTTACCTCGACGTGCCTTTCCAGCACGCCAGCCCGACCATCCTCAAGGCAATGAAGCGCCCGGCCTCGGCCGAGAACACGCTGGAACGCATCGCCAAGTGGCGCGACATCTGCCCGGAAATCGTCATCCGCTCGACCTTTATCACCGGCTTCCCCGGCGAAACCGACGAGGATTTCGATCAACTGATCCAGTTCCTGGAAGATGCCAAGCTTGATCGCGTCGGCGCTTTCGCCTACTCGCCGGTCGAAGGTGCCAAAGCCAACGAACTCGCCGGTCTGCCGCCGGAAGATGTACGCGAAGACCGTCGCCGCTGGCTGATGCAGGTTCAGGAAGATATTTCCGCCGCCAAGCTCGAAGCCAAGATCGACACGGTCATTCAGGTGTTGGTCGATGCCGTTGACGAGGAAGGGACCATCGCTCGCTCCAAGGCCGACGCCCCGGAAATCGACGGCGTGGTGTACATCGATGGCTATTTCGATGCCCAGCCCGGCGATTTCATGCAGGTCAAGGTTATCGACGCCGACCACCACGACCTCTACGCCCAGCCGGTCGGGCAGGGCTAA